A DNA window from Haliovirga abyssi contains the following coding sequences:
- the xerA gene encoding site-specific tyrosine recombinase/integron integrase, giving the protein MGIKEDIEEYVDYIKFEKGLSENTVLAYNSDLKEFFKSLEWVDYKNVTEDDILRYIEKLKQGKESTLLRKVTSIRTFYTYLFKSGKIDEIPTENLDNLKKSSYMPEVLSLDEIKSIILAIDSSLRGKRDKLILQLLVATGARISEILGLKIEDIDENMQFIKIKGKGNKLRIIPLYKEISEEVYFYLKNIRNKIAKDPLSFLLFDGVSRTTFWKRVKIYAKNAGIKKNVYPHIFRHSMATLMIKNGADLRIVQEILGHSSISTTEIYTHIGNSDLKNIYNRIGIGEDLDV; this is encoded by the coding sequence ATGGGAATAAAAGAGGATATTGAGGAATATGTTGACTATATAAAATTTGAAAAAGGATTATCTGAAAACACGGTATTAGCATATAACTCTGATTTGAAAGAATTTTTTAAATCTCTTGAGTGGGTTGATTATAAAAATGTTACAGAAGATGATATATTAAGATATATCGAAAAACTAAAGCAAGGAAAAGAATCTACTTTATTAAGAAAAGTTACTTCAATAAGAACTTTTTATACATATTTATTTAAGTCAGGAAAAATTGATGAAATTCCAACAGAAAATTTAGATAATTTGAAAAAAAGTAGTTATATGCCAGAAGTTTTATCGTTAGATGAGATAAAATCAATAATATTAGCAATTGATAGTAGCTTAAGAGGAAAAAGGGATAAACTAATATTACAGCTTTTAGTAGCAACTGGAGCTAGAATTTCTGAAATATTAGGATTGAAAATAGAAGATATAGATGAAAATATGCAATTTATAAAAATAAAAGGAAAAGGGAATAAATTAAGAATTATTCCTTTATATAAAGAGATTTCGGAAGAAGTTTATTTTTATTTAAAAAATATTAGAAACAAAATTGCAAAAGATCCTTTATCTTTTTTATTGTTTGATGGAGTATCAAGAACAACATTTTGGAAAAGAGTAAAAATATATGCTAAAAATGCAGGTATAAAAAAAAATGTATATCCGCATATTTTTAGACATTCAATGGCTACACTTATGATAAAAAATGGAGCTGATTTGAGAATTGTTCAAGAAATATTAGGACATAGTAGTATTTCAACAACAGAAATTTATACTCATATTGGTAATAGTGACTTGAAAAATATTTACAATAGAATTGGTATAGGAGAAGATTTGGATGTTTGA
- a CDS encoding tetratricopeptide repeat protein, which translates to MFDKIFSMLDPKYLEVKALIKKRNLYEAYQKLKYEEDDNSNFLKGIIFQLLKNYKRSLKELLKIDEMKEEELEEIYYEILGTAYLEEKNYLDATKNYLKALNMNKNNFYCKYNLANIYIFQKNYNRAYVIYEELIKEKPEDKIIENNFNLLKEKVNK; encoded by the coding sequence ATGTTTGATAAAATTTTTAGTATGTTAGATCCAAAATATTTGGAAGTGAAAGCATTAATAAAAAAAAGAAATTTATATGAAGCATATCAAAAATTAAAATATGAAGAAGATGATAATTCTAATTTTTTAAAAGGAATAATATTTCAACTTTTAAAAAATTATAAAAGGTCATTAAAAGAGCTATTGAAAATAGATGAAATGAAAGAGGAAGAATTAGAAGAAATATATTATGAAATATTAGGAACAGCATATTTAGAAGAAAAAAATTATTTAGATGCAACTAAAAATTATTTGAAAGCTTTAAATATGAATAAAAATAATTTTTATTGTAAGTATAACTTGGCTAATATATATATTTTTCAAAAAAATTATAATAGAGCATATGTTATATATGAAGAACTAATAAAAGAAAAACCTGAAGATAAAATTATAGAAAATAATTTTAATCTGCTTAAAGAGAAAGTGAATAAATAA
- a CDS encoding ankyrin repeat domain-containing protein codes for MKKIMLGVSLLIMMFISGCSSTPNYNSMLFKAIKTRNSQGVKENLSKIENVEKKNFWGDTPLTYAIKKGNVEIVKLLVEGGANVFYVDKNNKTTFYIAVESNKTDIAKYFIEKGVDVKQEDKSGKFPLIKAVKNKNVELVEAILKKGENANRKNKKLEKPITFAIKNGNEKIVELLIKYGADVNSICDKNEDYPLHLSVRKKNYKISELLINNGALVNAKNKKLENPIILAIKGEDEKIVELLINHNAVINSDDYYPLHLSVREKNYKISELLINNGALVNVKNNLGITPIEISSEKGDLKITNLLLDNKGKVTGRVLESVIFNNDGNMFKLLLEKRKLDIKNAQVFLTPFKVSLRGDESRNNSLSFLEYMFERDSDKILKVLLEKNYNLNFKEMYIKALDKNKLSIMRLLLDNRKVSINDKIDTDGFKFSIGKFKFDSAKYYSQLYYLINKPKAVKIREDSKSITYSLYDYKKRLPLIRELVRRGANVDEKISGKTLKEIATQKKMKAVVNILNSK; via the coding sequence ATGAAAAAAATTATGTTAGGCGTTAGTTTGTTAATAATGATGTTTATAAGTGGGTGTTCATCAACTCCTAATTATAATAGTATGTTATTTAAAGCTATAAAAACAAGAAATAGTCAAGGAGTCAAAGAAAACCTTTCAAAAATTGAAAATGTTGAAAAGAAAAATTTTTGGGGTGATACTCCTTTAACTTATGCAATAAAAAAAGGAAATGTGGAAATTGTTAAATTATTGGTTGAAGGTGGAGCGAATGTTTTTTATGTAGATAAAAACAACAAAACAACTTTTTATATTGCAGTAGAAAGCAACAAAACTGATATTGCTAAATATTTTATAGAAAAAGGTGTTGATGTTAAACAAGAAGATAAATCAGGAAAGTTCCCATTAATTAAAGCTGTGAAAAATAAAAATGTTGAACTTGTTGAAGCTATTTTAAAAAAAGGTGAAAATGCAAATAGAAAAAATAAGAAATTAGAAAAACCAATTACATTTGCAATTAAAAATGGAAATGAAAAGATTGTTGAGCTATTAATAAAATATGGTGCTGATGTTAACTCTATATGTGATAAAAATGAGGATTATCCATTACATTTATCAGTTAGGAAAAAGAATTATAAAATTTCTGAGTTATTAATTAATAATGGAGCTCTTGTGAATGCAAAAAATAAGAAATTAGAAAATCCAATTATACTTGCAATTAAAGGCGAAGATGAGAAGATTGTAGAACTTCTAATAAATCATAATGCTGTTATTAATTCAGATGACTATTATCCATTACATTTATCAGTTAGAGAAAAGAATTATAAAATTTCTGAATTGTTGATTAATAATGGAGCACTTGTAAATGTGAAAAATAACTTAGGAATAACTCCAATTGAAATTTCAAGTGAAAAAGGAGATTTAAAAATAACAAATTTATTACTTGATAATAAAGGGAAAGTTACAGGAAGAGTATTAGAAAGTGTAATATTTAATAATGATGGCAATATGTTTAAACTATTATTAGAAAAAAGGAAGTTAGATATAAAAAATGCACAAGTATTTCTAACGCCTTTCAAGGTTTCGCTTAGAGGTGATGAATCTCGAAATAATAGTTTAAGTTTTCTTGAATATATGTTTGAAAGAGATAGTGATAAGATATTAAAAGTGTTATTGGAAAAAAATTATAATCTTAATTTTAAAGAGATGTATATTAAAGCATTGGACAAAAATAAATTATCAATAATGAGATTATTATTAGATAATAGAAAAGTTTCAATAAATGATAAAATAGATACAGATGGTTTTAAATTTTCTATTGGAAAATTTAAATTTGATTCTGCTAAATATTATTCGCAATTGTATTATTTAATAAATAAGCCTAAAGCAGTTAAAATAAGAGAAGATAGCAAAAGTATAACTTATTCTCTTTATGATTATAAAAAAAGGCTACCTTTAATAAGAGAATTAGTTAGAAGAGGTGCTAATGTTGATGAAAAAATATCTGGAAAAACATTAAAAGAAATTGCAACGCAAAAAAAAATGAAAGCAGTTGTAAATATATTAAATAGTAAATAG